From the genome of Helicobacter pylori, one region includes:
- the clpP gene encoding ATP-dependent Clp endopeptidase proteolytic subunit ClpP gives MGYIPYVIENTDRGERSYDIYSRLLKDRIVLLSGEINDSVASSIVAQLLFLEAEDPEKDIGLYINSPGGVITSGLSIYDTMNFIRPDVSTICIGQAASMGAFLLSCGAKGKRFSLPHSRIMIHQPLGGAQGQASDIEIISNEILRLKGLMNSILAQNSGQSLEQIAKDTDRDFYMSAKEAKEYGLIDKVLQKNVK, from the coding sequence ATGGGATACATTCCTTATGTGATAGAGAATACCGATCGTGGGGAGCGTAGCTATGATATTTACTCGCGTCTTTTAAAGGATCGCATTGTTTTATTGAGCGGTGAGATCAATGATAGCGTGGCGTCTTCTATTGTGGCCCAACTCTTGTTTTTGGAAGCTGAAGACCCTGAAAAAGACATTGGCTTGTATATCAATTCTCCCGGTGGGGTGATAACCAGCGGTCTTAGCATTTATGACACCATGAATTTTATTCGCCCTGATGTTTCCACGATTTGCATCGGTCAAGCGGCTTCTATGGGGGCGTTTTTACTGAGCTGTGGGGCTAAGGGCAAGCGCTTTTCACTACCCCATTCAAGGATTATGATCCACCAGCCTTTAGGGGGGGCTCAAGGGCAAGCGAGCGATATTGAAATCATTTCTAATGAGATCCTCAGGCTTAAAGGTTTGATGAATTCTATTTTGGCTCAAAACTCAGGGCAGAGTTTGGAGCAAATCGCTAAAGACACGGACAGGGATTTTTATATGAGCGCTAAAGAAGCTAAAGAGTATGGCTTGATTGATAAAGTGTTACAGAAAAATGTGAAGTGA
- a CDS encoding heavy metal translocating P-type ATPase, which translates to MQEYHIHNLDCPDCASKLERDLNKLDYVKKAQINFSTSRLFLDTSDFEKVKAFIKQNEPHLSLSFKEAAEKPLSFTPLLIAIMVFLGAILILHFEPNAFIEKAMFFVLALVYLISGKDVILGAFRGLRKGQFFDENALMLIATIAAFCVGAYEESVSIMVFYSAGEFLQKLAISRSKKSLKALVDVAPNLAYLKKGDALVSVAPEDLRVNDIVVVKVGEKVPVDGVVIKGESLLDERALSGESMPVNVSEHSKVLGGSLNLKAVLEIKAEKMYKDSSIAKVVDLVQQATNEKSETEKFITKFSRYYTPSVLFIALMIAILPPLFSMGSFDEWIYRGLVALMVSCPCALVISVPLGYFGGVGAASRKGILMKGVHVLEVLTQAKSIAFDKTGTLTKGVFKVMDIVPQNGHSKEEVLHYASCSQLLSTHPIALSIQKACEEMLKDDKHQHDIKNYEELSGMGVKAQCHTDLIIAGNDKMLDQFNIVHSPSPENGTIVHVAFNQTYIGYIVISDEIKDDAIECLRDLKVQGIENFCILSGDRKSTTESIAQTLGCEYHASLLPEEKTSVFKTFKERYKAPAIFVGDGINDAPTLASADVGIGMGKGSELSKQSADIVITNDSLSSLVKVLAIAKKTKSIIWQNILFALGIKAIFIVLGLMGVASLWEAVFGDVGVTLLALANSMRAMRA; encoded by the coding sequence ATGCAAGAATACCACATTCATAATTTGGATTGCCCTGATTGCGCGTCTAAATTAGAAAGGGATTTAAACAAACTGGACTATGTGAAAAAAGCTCAAATCAATTTCAGCACCAGTAGGTTGTTTTTGGATACGAGCGATTTTGAAAAAGTTAAGGCTTTCATCAAGCAAAATGAACCGCATTTGAGCCTGTCTTTTAAAGAGGCTGCAGAAAAGCCCTTGAGTTTTACGCCACTCCTTATTGCAATCATGGTATTTTTGGGCGCAATTTTAATCTTACACTTTGAGCCTAACGCTTTCATTGAAAAAGCTATGTTTTTCGTGTTGGCTTTAGTGTATCTCATAAGCGGTAAAGATGTGATTTTAGGGGCGTTTCGTGGGCTTAGAAAAGGGCAGTTTTTTGATGAAAACGCTTTGATGCTCATTGCGACTATTGCGGCTTTTTGCGTGGGGGCTTATGAAGAGAGCGTGTCTATTATGGTGTTTTATTCAGCGGGTGAATTTTTGCAAAAACTCGCTATCTCTCGCTCTAAAAAATCCCTTAAGGCTTTAGTGGATGTCGCTCCTAATTTGGCTTATTTGAAAAAGGGCGATGCGCTAGTGAGTGTTGCACCTGAAGATTTGAGAGTCAATGACATTGTGGTGGTGAAAGTCGGCGAAAAAGTGCCTGTTGATGGCGTGGTGATCAAGGGCGAAAGTTTGCTGGATGAAAGGGCGTTGAGCGGGGAGTCTATGCCTGTTAATGTCAGCGAACATTCTAAAGTTTTAGGGGGGAGCTTGAATTTAAAAGCGGTCCTTGAAATTAAAGCAGAAAAAATGTATAAAGATTCTTCTATCGCTAAAGTGGTGGATTTAGTCCAACAAGCCACGAATGAAAAGAGCGAAACAGAGAAATTCATCACTAAATTTTCACGCTACTACACCCCAAGCGTTTTATTCATTGCGTTAATGATTGCGATATTACCGCCTTTATTTTCTATGGGGAGCTTTGATGAGTGGATTTATAGGGGGCTTGTGGCTTTAATGGTGAGCTGTCCTTGCGCATTAGTGATTTCTGTGCCTTTGGGGTATTTTGGGGGCGTGGGAGCGGCGAGCAGAAAGGGCATTTTAATGAAAGGCGTGCATGTTTTAGAGGTGCTTACCCAAGCTAAAAGCATCGCCTTTGATAAAACCGGCACTTTGACTAAAGGCGTTTTTAAAGTGATGGATATTGTGCCGCAAAACGGGCATTCTAAAGAAGAAGTTTTGCATTACGCTTCTTGCTCACAGCTCTTATCCACGCATCCGATCGCTTTATCCATTCAAAAAGCATGCGAAGAAATGTTAAAAGACGATAAGCACCAGCACGACATTAAAAATTACGAAGAATTGAGCGGAATGGGGGTTAAAGCACAATGCCATACGGATTTAATCATCGCAGGGAATGACAAAATGCTGGATCAATTCAATATCGTGCACAGCCCTTCCCCAGAAAACGGCACGATCGTGCATGTGGCTTTTAACCAAACTTATATAGGTTATATCGTCATTAGCGATGAGATTAAAGATGACGCCATAGAGTGCTTAAGGGATTTAAAAGTGCAAGGGATAGAAAATTTTTGCATTTTGAGTGGGGACAGAAAAAGCACGACTGAGAGCATCGCTCAAACTCTAGGCTGTGAATACCATGCAAGTTTGTTGCCTGAAGAAAAAACGAGCGTGTTTAAAACTTTTAAAGAACGCTATAAAGCCCCGGCGATTTTTGTAGGCGATGGCATCAATGACGCTCCGACTCTAGCGAGCGCTGATGTGGGGATTGGCATGGGGAAAGGCTCAGAATTGAGCAAGCAAAGCGCGGACATTGTGATCACCAATGACTCCTTAAGCTCTTTAGTGAAAGTTTTAGCGATCGCTAAAAAAACTAAAAGCATTATTTGGCAAAATATCTTGTTTGCTTTAGGGATTAAAGCCATTTTTATCGTGCTAGGGCTTATGGGGGTAGCGAGCTTGTGGGAAGCGGTCTTTGGCGATGTGGGGGTTACGCTTTTAGCCTTAGCCAATTCCATGCGCGCGATGAGGGCTTAA
- the def gene encoding peptide deformylase gives MALLEIIHYPSKILRTISKEVVSFDSKLHQQLEDMHETMIASEGIGLAAIQVGLPLRMLIINLQREDGVQHKEDCLEIINPKWIETKGMIMYKEGCLSVPGFYEEVERFEKVKIEYQNRFAEVKILEASELLAVAIQHEIDHLNGVLFVDKLSILKRKKFEKELKELQKKQKHK, from the coding sequence ATGGCGTTATTAGAGATTATCCATTACCCTTCTAAAATCTTAAGAACGATTTCTAAAGAGGTCGTTTCTTTTGATTCAAAACTCCACCAACAACTAGAGGACATGCATGAAACTATGATCGCTAGTGAGGGGATAGGGTTAGCCGCTATTCAAGTGGGCTTGCCTTTAAGAATGCTCATTATCAATCTCCAACGAGAAGACGGCGTGCAACACAAAGAAGACTGCTTGGAAATCATTAACCCTAAATGGATAGAAACTAAAGGGATGATAATGTATAAAGAAGGGTGCTTGTCTGTGCCAGGATTTTATGAAGAGGTGGAGCGCTTTGAAAAGGTTAAGATAGAGTATCAAAACCGCTTCGCTGAAGTGAAAATTTTAGAAGCGAGCGAGCTTTTAGCGGTAGCTATCCAGCATGAAATAGATCACCTCAATGGCGTGTTATTCGTGGATAAATTATCCATTTTGAAGCGTAAGAAATTTGAAAAAGAACTCAAAGAGCTGCAAAAAAAACAAAAACACAAATAA
- a CDS encoding YifB family Mg chelatase-like AAA ATPase, with amino-acid sequence MINTIFCATMQRGVAEIVAVEATFTRALPAFVISGLANSSIQEAKQRVQSALQNNDFTFPPLKITINLSPSDLPKSGSHFDLPIALLIALQKQELAFKEWFAFGELGLDGKIKPNSNIFPMLLDIAIKHPHAKVIAPKANEELFALIPNLQCFFVEHFKEALEILQNPEIKADTHTKKLPFKTIELNDKEYYFSDAYALDFKEVKGQAVAKEATLIASAGFHNLILEGSPGCGKSMIINRMRYILPPLSLNEILEATKLRILSEQDSAYYPLRSFRNPHQSASKSSILGSSSLKEPKPGEIALAHNGMLFFDELPHFKKDILEALREPLENNKLVVSRVHSKIEYETSFLFVGAQNPCLCGNLLSATKACRCQDREITQYKNRLSEPFLDRIDLFVQMEEGNYKDTPSHSWTSKEMHQWVLLAFKQQKLRKQSAFNGKLNEEQIERFCSLNAEAQKLLEQAIERFNLSMRSVNKVKKVARTIADLNACENIEKSHMLKALSFRKIS; translated from the coding sequence ATGATTAACACGATATTTTGTGCGACCATGCAAAGGGGAGTGGCAGAAATCGTGGCTGTGGAAGCGACTTTCACAAGGGCTTTACCGGCGTTTGTGATTTCAGGCTTGGCTAATAGCTCTATCCAAGAAGCCAAACAGCGGGTTCAATCGGCTTTACAAAATAACGATTTCACTTTCCCGCCTTTAAAAATCACCATCAACCTTTCCCCTTCCGATTTGCCTAAATCCGGGAGTCATTTTGATTTGCCTATTGCTCTTTTAATCGCTTTGCAAAAACAAGAGTTGGCTTTTAAAGAATGGTTTGCTTTTGGGGAATTAGGGCTTGATGGCAAGATCAAACCCAATTCTAACATTTTCCCCATGCTTTTAGACATTGCCATTAAGCACCCCCATGCTAAAGTCATTGCGCCTAAGGCTAATGAAGAGCTTTTTGCGCTCATTCCTAATTTGCAATGCTTTTTTGTGGAGCATTTTAAAGAAGCTTTAGAAATCTTGCAAAACCCTGAAATCAAAGCAGACACCCACACGAAAAAACTACCCTTTAAAACGATAGAATTGAACGATAAAGAGTATTATTTTTCAGACGCCTATGCATTAGATTTTAAAGAAGTTAAGGGGCAAGCTGTCGCTAAAGAAGCCACCTTGATCGCTAGCGCTGGGTTTCATAATTTGATTTTAGAGGGAAGTCCAGGGTGTGGGAAAAGCATGATCATTAATCGCATGCGTTATATCTTGCCTCCATTAAGCTTGAATGAAATCCTAGAAGCGACAAAATTACGCATTTTAAGCGAGCAAGACAGCGCCTATTACCCCTTAAGGAGTTTCAGAAACCCTCACCAAAGCGCTTCAAAATCCAGTATTTTAGGCTCAAGCTCTCTAAAAGAGCCAAAACCTGGCGAAATCGCGCTAGCGCATAACGGCATGCTTTTTTTTGATGAATTGCCTCATTTTAAAAAGGATATTTTGGAAGCTTTAAGAGAGCCTTTAGAAAACAATAAATTGGTGGTTTCACGAGTGCATAGCAAAATTGAATACGAAACCTCTTTTTTATTTGTGGGGGCTCAAAACCCTTGCTTGTGCGGGAATTTACTCAGCGCAACCAAAGCATGCCGTTGCCAAGACAGAGAAATCACGCAGTATAAAAACCGCTTGAGCGAGCCTTTTTTGGATAGGATTGATTTGTTTGTGCAAATGGAAGAGGGGAATTATAAAGACACGCCGTCGCATTCTTGGACTTCAAAAGAGATGCATCAATGGGTATTATTGGCTTTCAAACAGCAAAAGTTAAGGAAACAGAGCGCTTTTAATGGTAAGCTTAATGAAGAGCAGATAGAACGATTTTGCTCTTTAAACGCTGAAGCGCAAAAGTTGTTAGAGCAAGCGATTGAAAGGTTTAATCTGTCCATGCGCTCTGTTAATAAGGTCAAAAAAGTCGCTAGAACGATTGCGGATTTAAACGCTTGTGAGAATATAGAAAAATCTCACATGCTTAAAGCGCTGAGTTTCAGAAAGATTTCTTAA